One Nerophis ophidion isolate RoL-2023_Sa linkage group LG06, RoL_Noph_v1.0, whole genome shotgun sequence genomic region harbors:
- the dnase1l1 gene encoding deoxyribonuclease-1-like 1 — translation MVTKRQSYVQQEVPPTGNSQASLASGFTNEEAVRNTQAVKEQTAVAMRHSLLLLLACLAACGVQGASEFKICAFNLQSFGESKAGNDDVMRTLAKIISRCDVSLLQEVRDSKQRAIPMLLERLNKFDIHHQYDAVASERLGRSESYQEQYVFVYRVDTVRVTGQYQYPDSRPGDVDAFSREPFVVRFKAPNTAIKEFVLIPQHTTPTNTSKELEALYDVLQDVKKMWKTENVMLLGDFNADCNYLSKRRREKLRLFTEKDLSWLIKDKTDTTVRSSTSCAYDRILVNGDAFSKAVVPFSAKPFNFQLEYQLTEEEALQVSDHYPVEVLLRNAASKVSFSLSVISLLLFISR, via the exons ATGGTCACAAAAAGGCAGAGTTATGTGCAACAGGAAGTCCCGCCCACAGGAAACAGTCAGGCTTCTCTGGCTTCAGGTTTCACAAATGAGGAAGCAGTCAGGAACACACAGGCGGTCAAAGAACAAACGG CGGTGGCAATGAGGCACTCTTTGCTCCTCCTGCTCGCCTGTTTGGCTGCGTGTGGCGTTCAGGGGGCTTCAGAGTTCAAGATATGTGCCTTCAACCTTCAGTCCTTTGGGGAATCCAAAGCTGGGAATGACGATGTCATGCGCACACTGGCCAAG ATCATCAGTCGGTGCGATGTGAGTCTGCTTCAGGAAGTGAGAGACAGCAAACAAAGAGCTATACCCATGTTGCTTGAGCGCCTTAATAA GTTTGATATTCATCACCAGTATGACGCTGTGGCGAGTGAGAGACTTGGTAGATCGGAATCCTACCAGGAGCAGTATGTGTTTGTCTACAG GGTGGATACGGTCAGGGTGACAGGTCAGTATCAGTACCCTGACAGCAGGCCGGGAGACGTGGACGCATTCTCCAGAGAACCCTTTGTTGTCCGCTTCAAGGCTCCAAACACAG CCATCAAGGAGTTTGTCCTCATCCCACAACACACCACTCCAACCAACACCAGTAAGGAGCTGGAGGCACTTTACGATGTCTTACAAGATGTGAAAAAGATGTGGAAAACTGAG AACGTGATGCTTCTTGGCGACTTCAACGCTGATTGCAACTACCTCTCCAAGAGAAGGCGGGAGAAACTGCGCTTGTTCACAGAAAAGGATCTGTCCTGGCTGATAAAGGATAAGACGGACACCACTGTCCGTTCATCCACCTCATGTGCTTATGACAG GATCCTTGTGAACGGTGATGCATTTTCCAAAGCAGTTGTGCCATTTTCTGCCAAGCCGTTTAACTTCCAGTTGGAATATCAACTCACAGAAGAGGAG GCACTCCAGGTGAGTGATCATTACCCCGTCGAGGTCCTGCTGAGGAACGCAGCGTCAAAAGTGTCCTTCAGCCTCTCAGTCATCTCGCTGCTACTCTTCATCTCCAGGTGA